The Nocardioides salarius genome includes a region encoding these proteins:
- a CDS encoding DUF2530 domain-containing protein, whose amino-acid sequence MDLRDDQPGKHEIGNRTFLVADVEPLDVDGVRTVEVGTALWLVGFVALLPFYGELQAQDRTWWVWTCLTGFGLGLLGLEYCRRRRATRRELDEPSA is encoded by the coding sequence GTGGACCTGCGCGACGACCAGCCCGGCAAGCACGAGATCGGCAACCGGACCTTCCTCGTGGCCGACGTCGAGCCCCTCGACGTCGACGGGGTGCGCACGGTCGAGGTCGGCACCGCGCTGTGGCTGGTCGGGTTCGTGGCGCTGCTGCCATTCTACGGCGAGCTGCAGGCGCAGGACCGCACCTGGTGGGTGTGGACCTGCCTGACCGGCTTCGGGCTGGGGCTGCTCGGGCTGGAGTACTGCCGGCGCCGGCGCGCCACCCGCCGCGAGCTCGACGAGCCGTCGGCATGA
- a CDS encoding DUF3027 domain-containing protein encodes MSTIARVKPDAVAVAAVEVAREALVSDVGAADVGEHLGHVVEAERVVTHQFACTRAGYVGWRWSVTVARAPRQKHVTIDEVVLIPGDEAIVAPPWVPYRERMQPGDMGPGDLLPVDEDDPRLVPTYFFGDDPLDTDDKAQVRQVAQDLGLGRVRTLSPEGRDLAAQRWYDGEQGPESTLAKQAPDSCWSCGFLVRLAGPLSEAFGVCANGNANDDGRVVAFGHGCGAHSEVRLAKKHEPQPLPEHVFDTLALDPLEGRRR; translated from the coding sequence GTGAGCACCATCGCCCGGGTCAAGCCCGATGCCGTCGCCGTCGCTGCCGTCGAGGTGGCGCGCGAGGCCCTCGTCTCCGACGTGGGTGCTGCCGACGTCGGCGAGCACCTCGGCCACGTCGTCGAGGCCGAGCGCGTCGTCACCCACCAGTTCGCCTGCACCCGAGCCGGGTACGTCGGGTGGCGCTGGTCGGTGACCGTGGCCCGCGCCCCGCGCCAGAAGCACGTCACCATCGACGAGGTCGTGCTGATCCCCGGCGACGAGGCGATCGTCGCGCCCCCGTGGGTGCCCTACCGCGAGCGGATGCAGCCCGGCGACATGGGCCCCGGCGACCTGCTCCCGGTCGACGAGGACGACCCGCGCCTGGTGCCGACCTACTTCTTCGGCGACGACCCGCTCGACACCGACGACAAGGCCCAGGTCCGCCAGGTCGCCCAGGACCTCGGCCTGGGGCGCGTGCGCACGCTGTCGCCGGAGGGCCGCGACCTCGCCGCCCAGCGGTGGTACGACGGCGAGCAGGGCCCCGAGTCCACCCTGGCCAAGCAGGCCCCCGACAGCTGCTGGTCCTGCGGGTTCCTGGTGCGCCTGGCCGGGCCGCTCTCCGAGGCCTTCGGGGTCTGCGCCAACGGCAACGCCAACGACGACGGTCGCGTGGTGGCCTTCGGCCACGGCTGCGGAGCCCACTCCGAGGTGCGCCTGGCCAAGAAGCACGAGCCGCAGCCGCTGCCCGAGCACGTCTTCGACACCCTCGCGCTGGACCCGCTCGAGGGGCGGCGGCGCTAG
- a CDS encoding NCS2 family permease: MSTPTAPARSGIDGFFKISERGSTLGREVRGGVVTFLTMAYIVVLNPLILGFVADSEGNYLGGGPGDGSNLPAIAAGTALVAGVLTILMGSLANFPLALAAGLGLNAFVAFSVATQSTWADAMGLVVLEGIAILVLVLTGFRTAVFHAVPTQLKVAISVGIGLFIALIGFVDAGFVSRIPDAAGTSVPVQLGTTGTLSGWPVLVFAGGLVLLVALWVRRVRGAILIAILATTVVALVLEAVLELGARNDNPGGWSLTVPRFDGFVDLPDFGTLGQFSLFGAFTSIGVVAALLLVFSLMLADFFDTMGTMTAIGAEAGLNDEEGTPPRMQRILVVDSVAAIAGGAGGVSSNTSYIESASGVGEGARTGLASVVTGLLFLLTMFFTPVVSAIPSEAAVPALVLVGFLMMQQVTEITWSDVEIALPAFLTIVLMPFTYSISVGIGAGFLAYVLIKLVVGKARQVHPLLWLVSALFLVYFAIGPITDLLT; the protein is encoded by the coding sequence GTGAGCACCCCCACGGCGCCGGCCAGGTCCGGTATCGACGGCTTCTTCAAGATCTCCGAGCGCGGCTCGACCCTCGGACGGGAGGTGCGCGGCGGTGTCGTGACCTTCCTGACGATGGCCTACATCGTCGTGCTGAACCCGCTGATCCTCGGGTTCGTCGCCGACTCGGAGGGCAACTACCTGGGCGGCGGGCCCGGCGACGGGTCGAACCTGCCGGCGATCGCGGCCGGCACCGCGCTGGTCGCGGGCGTGCTGACGATCCTGATGGGCTCGCTGGCCAACTTCCCGCTGGCCCTGGCGGCCGGGCTGGGCCTCAACGCCTTCGTCGCCTTCTCGGTGGCCACCCAGTCGACCTGGGCCGACGCGATGGGCCTGGTGGTGCTCGAGGGCATCGCGATCCTGGTGCTGGTGCTCACCGGCTTCCGCACCGCGGTCTTCCACGCCGTGCCCACCCAGCTCAAGGTCGCGATCTCGGTCGGCATCGGGCTGTTCATCGCCCTCATCGGCTTCGTCGACGCCGGCTTCGTCAGCCGCATCCCCGACGCCGCGGGCACCTCGGTGCCCGTGCAGCTGGGCACCACCGGCACCCTCTCGGGCTGGCCGGTCCTGGTCTTCGCGGGCGGCCTGGTGCTGCTGGTGGCCCTGTGGGTACGCCGGGTGCGCGGCGCGATCCTGATCGCGATCCTGGCCACCACCGTCGTGGCGCTCGTCCTCGAGGCGGTGCTCGAGCTGGGTGCGCGCAACGACAACCCGGGCGGCTGGTCGCTGACCGTGCCGCGCTTCGACGGCTTCGTCGACCTGCCCGACTTCGGCACCCTGGGGCAGTTCTCGCTGTTCGGCGCGTTCACCTCGATCGGTGTCGTGGCCGCGCTGCTGCTGGTCTTCTCGCTGATGCTGGCCGACTTCTTCGACACCATGGGCACGATGACCGCCATCGGCGCCGAGGCGGGACTCAACGACGAGGAGGGCACCCCGCCGCGGATGCAGCGGATCCTGGTCGTCGACTCGGTGGCCGCCATCGCCGGTGGTGCGGGTGGCGTCTCGTCCAACACCTCCTACATCGAGTCCGCCTCGGGCGTCGGCGAGGGGGCGCGCACCGGGCTCGCCTCCGTGGTGACCGGCCTGCTCTTCCTACTCACGATGTTCTTCACCCCGGTCGTCTCGGCGATCCCGTCCGAGGCGGCCGTGCCGGCGCTCGTGCTCGTGGGCTTCCTGATGATGCAGCAGGTCACCGAGATCACCTGGTCCGACGTCGAGATCGCGCTGCCGGCCTTCCTGACCATCGTGCTGATGCCCTTCACCTACTCCATCTCGGTCGGCATCGGGGCCGGGTTCCTGGCCT
- a CDS encoding cold-shock protein: protein MPRGKVKWYDADKGFGFLSQEDGPDVHVRAEALPEGTTTLKAGTRVEFGIAQGRRGDQALQVRVLDQPASVSRNQQAARRKRPDDMAPIVEDLIRLLDGVSETYRHGRHPDARTAAPVAKLLRALADELER, encoded by the coding sequence GTGCCCAGAGGCAAGGTGAAGTGGTACGACGCCGACAAGGGCTTCGGCTTCCTGTCGCAGGAGGACGGCCCCGACGTGCACGTGCGCGCCGAGGCGCTGCCCGAGGGCACCACGACCCTCAAGGCCGGCACCCGCGTCGAGTTCGGCATCGCCCAGGGCCGGCGCGGTGACCAGGCGCTGCAGGTGCGGGTGCTCGACCAGCCCGCCTCGGTCAGCCGCAACCAGCAGGCCGCGCGCCGCAAGCGTCCCGACGACATGGCCCCCATCGTCGAGGACCTGATCCGCCTGCTCGACGGCGTCAGCGAGACCTACCGCCACGGCCGGCACCCCGACGCGCGCACCGCCGCCCCCGTCGCCAAGCTGCTGCGGGCCCTCGCCGACGAGCTCGAGCGCTAG
- a CDS encoding MFS transporter, which produces MPSQRPDHDAAGAPSGSSGERARAVGRGLGSGARVTARGAASAARGATRATTRASRYVGRQAQRAANAEGAEQSGLNRLFYLHFFNTAGDAAVAISLAGSLFFTVPSGEARGQVALFLGLTMLPFAIVAPLIGPFLDRFSHGRRWAIGSTMAIRAFLCWGLAGAVTGDSPWLFAAALGVLVSSKAYGVTRAAAVPRLLPRGVSLVKANGRVSLSGILGATISAPLAGLASLVGPEWSLRYAFVLFVVATVFAIKLPERVDSSVGEEVLVLMAPGDSVRVDAPAPGRRGSAPAGARPRTRIPTSVAFALRANCGPRWLSGFLLMFMAFLLRENPPESGLRAEVLIGLVVAAAGLGNAGGVAVASLLRNLHPGTTVVLVLALDAAAALLATVFYGVLPLVALGLCAGLAQSLAKFCLDATIQSDVPTKVQASAFARSDTTLQLAWVVGGFVGIALPLDPPRLGLGVAFAVLAAWMFFVLAGRSRRYPGEVPVTG; this is translated from the coding sequence ATGCCGTCGCAGCGCCCCGACCACGACGCCGCCGGGGCCCCGTCGGGGTCCTCCGGCGAGCGCGCCCGCGCGGTCGGCCGGGGCCTGGGCTCCGGCGCCAGGGTGACGGCTCGCGGCGCCGCGAGCGCGGCACGCGGCGCCACCCGGGCCACCACGCGGGCCAGCCGGTACGTCGGGCGCCAGGCCCAGCGGGCCGCCAACGCCGAGGGCGCCGAGCAGTCGGGCCTCAACCGGCTCTTCTACCTGCACTTCTTCAACACCGCCGGCGACGCGGCGGTCGCGATCTCGTTGGCCGGCAGCCTGTTCTTCACCGTCCCCTCGGGCGAGGCCCGCGGCCAGGTGGCGCTCTTCCTGGGCCTGACCATGCTGCCCTTCGCCATCGTGGCCCCGCTGATCGGGCCGTTCCTCGACCGGTTCAGCCACGGGCGCAGGTGGGCCATCGGCTCGACCATGGCGATCCGCGCCTTCCTGTGCTGGGGCCTGGCGGGCGCGGTCACCGGCGACTCGCCGTGGCTCTTCGCCGCCGCACTGGGCGTGCTGGTCTCCTCCAAGGCCTACGGCGTGACCAGGGCCGCCGCGGTGCCCCGCCTGCTGCCGCGGGGGGTGTCGCTGGTCAAGGCCAACGGCCGGGTCTCGCTCTCGGGCATCCTCGGCGCCACCATCTCGGCGCCGCTGGCGGGGCTGGCCTCGCTCGTCGGCCCGGAGTGGTCGCTGCGCTACGCGTTCGTGCTCTTCGTGGTGGCCACCGTCTTCGCCATCAAGCTGCCCGAGCGCGTGGACTCCTCGGTCGGCGAGGAGGTGCTGGTGCTGATGGCGCCCGGCGACTCGGTGCGCGTCGACGCACCGGCGCCGGGGCGCCGGGGGTCCGCCCCGGCCGGCGCCCGTCCCCGCACCCGCATCCCGACCTCGGTCGCCTTCGCGCTGCGCGCCAACTGCGGGCCCCGGTGGCTCAGCGGGTTCCTGCTGATGTTCATGGCCTTCCTGCTGCGCGAGAACCCTCCCGAGAGCGGCCTGCGCGCCGAGGTGCTCATCGGGCTCGTGGTCGCCGCGGCCGGGCTCGGCAACGCCGGTGGCGTGGCGGTGGCCTCGCTGCTGCGCAACCTGCACCCCGGCACCACCGTCGTGCTGGTGCTGGCCCTCGACGCCGCCGCGGCGCTTCTGGCCACGGTGTTCTACGGCGTGCTGCCCCTGGTCGCGCTCGGCCTGTGCGCCGGGCTGGCCCAGTCGCTGGCCAAGTTCTGCCTTGACGCGACCATCCAGAGCGACGTGCCCACCAAGGTCCAGGCCAGCGCCTTCGCCCGCAGCGACACCACGCTGCAGCTCGCGTGGGTGGTGGGCGGCTTCGTCGGCATCGCCCTGCCCCTCGACCCCCCGCGCCTCGGGCTGGGCGTGGCCTTCGCCGTGCTCGCGGCCTGGATGTTCTTCGTGCTCGCCGGTCGCAGTCGCCGCTACCCCGGCGAGGTGCCCGTCACCGGCTGA
- a CDS encoding class I SAM-dependent methyltransferase, translating to MSTHADPPPSRWARSGPQATEGFGRRFAELVATGQDVDGEARLADALLPRGARVLDVGAGMGRVSAALQARGHRVTAVEPDGGLVAQCRATYPTVDVVQADLLELDDARVGGVLGDRAHQVDLVVCVGNVVVFLAEGTERQALATMRARLAPGGRLLVGYHLVGGPEHARSYPPEEFVQDAAAAGLRVQHRFGSYELAAPSDEYAVWVFTADA from the coding sequence ATGAGCACCCACGCGGACCCGCCGCCCAGCCGCTGGGCCCGCTCGGGACCCCAGGCCACCGAGGGCTTCGGCCGACGCTTCGCCGAGCTCGTGGCCACCGGCCAGGACGTCGACGGGGAGGCCCGGCTCGCCGACGCGCTGCTGCCGCGCGGGGCCCGGGTGCTCGACGTGGGGGCCGGGATGGGCCGCGTCAGCGCCGCCCTGCAGGCGCGTGGGCACCGGGTCACGGCCGTCGAGCCCGACGGCGGGCTGGTCGCCCAGTGCCGAGCGACGTACCCGACGGTCGACGTGGTGCAGGCCGACCTGCTCGAGCTCGACGACGCCCGGGTGGGCGGCGTCCTCGGCGACCGGGCGCACCAGGTCGACCTGGTGGTCTGCGTCGGCAACGTGGTCGTCTTCCTCGCCGAGGGCACCGAACGGCAGGCGCTGGCCACGATGCGGGCCCGGCTGGCGCCCGGTGGGCGGCTCCTGGTCGGCTACCACCTCGTCGGCGGGCCCGAGCACGCCCGCAGCTACCCGCCCGAGGAGTTCGTGCAGGACGCCGCCGCGGCCGGGCTGCGCGTGCAGCACCGCTTCGGCTCCTACGAGCTGGCAGCGCCCTCGGACGAGTACGCCGTGTGGGTGTTCACCGCCGACGCCTGA